One part of the Georgfuchsia toluolica genome encodes these proteins:
- a CDS encoding MlaA family lipoprotein, with the protein MLAAVSVLGGCATTGNPKDPIEGFNRAVFALNEGVDKAVLKPLAKGYDAVVPVPAKTGVSNFFGNIADVFIGVNDLLQGKARDAASDAGRVLVNSTIGILGFIDFATDFGLEKHEEDFGQTFGHWGAGPGAYLVVPFWGPRDVRDAAGLALDVYADPVGNIHNVPVRNSLLATRIISDRTALLPAEKVIEEAALDKYSYIRDAYLQRRRSLIYDGVPPREDFDSALPMDTRFTRNQSIAGDVYAISRTEE; encoded by the coding sequence TTGCTTGCAGCCGTATCCGTGTTGGGGGGCTGCGCTACAACCGGCAATCCCAAGGATCCGATCGAGGGTTTCAATCGCGCCGTCTTTGCCCTTAACGAAGGCGTGGACAAGGCGGTCCTGAAACCGCTTGCCAAAGGCTACGACGCCGTCGTGCCGGTTCCCGCCAAGACGGGTGTTTCCAACTTCTTCGGCAACATTGCCGATGTGTTCATCGGCGTGAATGATCTGTTGCAAGGCAAGGCACGCGATGCCGCCAGTGATGCCGGACGCGTACTGGTGAATTCCACCATCGGCATTCTCGGCTTCATCGATTTCGCCACCGACTTCGGTCTGGAAAAACATGAAGAAGATTTCGGCCAGACCTTCGGCCATTGGGGCGCCGGCCCCGGCGCCTATCTCGTTGTGCCTTTCTGGGGGCCGCGCGATGTGCGCGATGCGGCCGGCCTGGCGCTTGATGTCTACGCCGATCCGGTAGGTAATATTCACAATGTCCCGGTGCGCAACTCCCTGCTGGCGACGCGGATCATCAGCGACCGGACTGCCTTGCTGCCGGCCGAGAAGGTTATCGAGGAAGCCGCGCTCGACAAGTATTCCTATATCCGTGATGCTTATTTGCAACGCCGCCGCAGCCTGATTTATGACGGTGTTCCGCCACGCGAGGATTTTGATTCGGCATTGCCGATGGATACAAGATTCACGCGTAACCAATCCATTGCCGGCGATGTCTATGCGATATCCCGTACGGAGGAATGA
- the mlaD gene encoding outer membrane lipid asymmetry maintenance protein MlaD codes for MNRATLDLWVGFFVAAGIAAVGFLSLKVGTIDTATAGSAYQLQARFDNIGGLKVRAPIKSAGVVVGRVTDIRFDPQNYLAVVSMAVDNRYQFPRDTFATINTSGLLGEQYIGFEVGGDPEMLKPGETIKKTQSAVVLEKLISQFMFNKAAEGTTAAK; via the coding sequence ATGAATCGTGCCACGCTCGACCTTTGGGTCGGATTTTTCGTCGCCGCCGGCATTGCCGCCGTGGGCTTTCTCTCGCTCAAGGTCGGGACCATCGATACTGCTACTGCTGGCTCAGCCTATCAACTACAGGCCAGGTTTGATAACATCGGCGGGCTCAAGGTGCGTGCGCCGATCAAGAGTGCGGGCGTGGTAGTGGGCCGGGTTACCGATATTCGGTTCGATCCGCAAAATTATCTGGCGGTGGTATCGATGGCGGTCGATAATCGTTATCAGTTTCCACGCGACACTTTTGCCACCATCAATACCTCGGGGCTGCTGGGTGAGCAGTACATCGGGTTCGAGGTCGGCGGCGATCCGGAGATGCTGAAACCGGGTGAAACGATCAAGAAAACACAGTCGGCGGTCGTGCTGGAGAAACTGATCAGTCAGTTCATGTTCAACAAGGCAGCCGAAGGCACTACTGCAGCCAAGTAA